The DNA sequence TATGATGTTAAAAACTAAGTAAAAATacaagtaaattatatttttagtccttattttttacatttatataaaattttgatccTTATACTTTACCAAAAAATGATCAACATTCTTGAACTTTTTGTTCATCCaatgtttttttcatttcagtCTATTTTCATCGCtaaatgatattatttgtattattattttattttgattatgatTTTTGACGGTtttaatttaccaaaaaattagttcaataaagtggtttttttaaagttttgggGACTAAAAACATTTgcttaccaaaaaaattaataataacaccgacatatgtaaaatatatttttacaacaaaacctataatttgattaaatgaatttttaattttttttattttccgtacaagaaaatgttattatatttatttgtgaatGTTATTATTCATATAATTGTTTTACATATCATCTATATAAACTATTTAGCCAAAACTAGAAGtaacaaaatatgaataatttttatatagaaaagaCTAAATAATCGTTTTATAAGTGctttatataaaacaatttttcttctcattcctTTTAAGCTTTaaccattaaaaattaaatcccGATATAAAATAATCGTAAAGcgaatttttaaactaaaacagTACTCCTATTTCcgattagtttatttttataaaaaaaaaaacttttcataaaatttttagaatgtttttaaaatattacccCTGAATCAAGCATCCTCTCATATTGTAACACCAATAACAAATTGGGAAGTCGGAACCAACACGAGCGTCTCCCCTTTCCAGATAAAAAGCGAACCAAACACCCAAAAGCCTAAATATGCATATGAAACGAATCGTTTCAACCTTACTTGATCCCCAAGTCACACACAACACAAATAAGATCGGCGCGTCAACCCCCAGAATACCCTAGACTTCCCTCTCACTCTTACCCTAATTGCCAGATACGCAAATATTCGGTTTAATTAATACACAAATCCACGCTTATTAATTTGCAACATACTCGATTTTAATACCACATCAAACAAGTTTCGCaccaatatttaattaattttatactaggagcaaaaaaaaaaaatcaaaacaagtactataaaatcaataaatttactaCATATtactatataaatttataattaaatatgatgaGAGAACTCACTAATTTTCTTTGTATATGAGACTAATCCTTAATACCTAAAGATCATTAAAGCATATTTTATTTCTCCTAAAAAATCATCTTCATATGCGTAAAAGATCTCATTAATAGACTGATAGTGATTAGTCAATGATAGAAATTAATCAAATCGTAATAATtaagaattcaataaacatatatgattagtgtaatttatttacgttattaattaattaaaaatattttttataccattttaaagataaatattattaaaaaagtcaGCAAATTCTTTAtagcataataaaaaaaattgaaagcttATATTATAGTATactaaattaagattaaaagataatgtaaacaatttttaaaccgtataaaatattttatttagattaaattctatttaactttaGATAAAGATAACAGATTGGattaacaaaacatatatattctaGTAGTACTAAAGTGAAATTCCAAGAACACCCCTAACCGCCTCTCTATATTTTCAAAACTACACGTAAAACCCCACATTGTGAAACACCACACACACCACCTTTCTCCCATTTGTACATAAAGTGGCGTAAACCCCTTTGAACCGGTTCACCACGCAAAGTCCAAGAACTCGccgaagaaaaataaaataatgatcgACGGAGGAAGCACGTCGGTCGCCGTCGTGTACTCCGACGGCAGCCGCGAGATCAACGTCGGCACCGTTGCGGTGGACCCCACGCTCAATTTCAAGAGCCTCCTCACGCTCCTCAGCCAGCGGATCGGGATCTCGCCGCACCAGTTCTCCGTCTACCTCGCCGCCGTCGGTACCGACCGCAAGATTCCGGTCACGGCGAAGCTCAATCTCGCCACTGTGCGCCGCGACGGCGCCGCTCACTACTTCTTCGTGAAGCGCTCCAAGCGCAACAAGAAGGCGAACGGAAACGGAAAGGACGCCGCAAagaagaatcatcatcatcctcgGCCGGAGAATGTCATGCTCCTCCGCCGCGCCGCCGCCTCCGCTGTCAGAGATCCGCCGCTTGTGCCGCCGATTCTGAATCCCGCGCAGTACGAGAGAAGGCTGATGACTTTGCAGATCGAGAGACAGTCTTATCTGATGAACATGAAAGTCGGAGTCAACGGCGGCGCCGCTGAAAGAGAATTTTCAAACACCTCCACCGCCGCCGTCACCGCCGCGTGCGACGGATGTTCAAAGGCAAAAATCACCGGAATTAACGGCGGCTTTCACCTCTGCGTGCACGACGCAGTAACGGTAGGGTTCCGGTCACCGGCGGGACCGATTACACGGCCGGCGAAGACCGCCGGCGAAGCCGGCCCTTGAATTCTGGAGGCAGTTGTGTTTTGTTTCGTTTCTCTCttcaagaaagagaaagaattgtgcataagaaaaaaaaaaacaaggaggAAGGGTTAGTGATCACGTGCGGAGGGGTATACGATAAGCGAAAGAGAGGTATACCTTAAAGTTATGTGTTTGACATTTGATTAATTAGTAGTAGTTCTTAGGTGACTATACGCATAATAGTATATAGACGATCTTGCCCTAAAGGGAAGAAGCTAGGGGCTTTTAATTATTGAGAGGGTTGTTTGGGAATTTCACTTATGGGTTGGGTTGCTTTGTTGCAACGTGAAAATTGGGGTGCATTGTAGTAGGGTGTAGGGCCTTACTATGAGAGGTTGACATGTTTGCTCATCAAATAAATGCTTCCTCTTCATTTGGCATTGCATAATGCATGTTCATCTTGTACCTCATTAAAGAGTGGAAATAGATCATTTACTATGTTATGCTAGAAGCTTCGTATTATTAagacgtgtttttttttttttttttgcaacaagCTTATTTTCACACTTTGGGGCGTGAAGCGGTGAATGAAATTTTATCTATTGGAAGCGTGTGAAGCAGTAATGTTCAAGTGATGTTTTTGAAGGGTCGCCCTCTCTTTCCGCACTTTATGGGGGAGATTGatcattttaacttttcaaGTCTCAACTTTAGACGTTGatttcattataaattaaattgaaaattttaattactgtCAATGATGAATTAGCCTGATTTGTTGTTAATTGTTAACTTAATTACTGTTTGCAACAAGTAaactgaagaaaaataaaagtggcATTTGAATCACCATTCACCAGCGATTCAACTTGCAGGTTGAAAGAGAGCATGTGAGCCATACATTATAAAAATCCTGGTAACTGGTATTTGTCATTCCCTTTTGTACTTTCAATTCAATTACGATTGTTCAAATCGAGTAATAATGACCTTAATGATGGGTTCGctttattttcattgaaaattcagttatatttgaaagtaaaagaagataaaatgaaatgaaagatttAAATTAGAATACAAAGCAGAGGTGCgaaatttatatcaaattttaaatttttcatttcaaatatacccaaaataaaaataaccaaaTATTTAGATTGTAgcaacattttaattattaaatacatattaTGGGTTTAATTTACACTCTTAAATTAAGGTTGTTCATCAATTTGGCTCAGTATttcttaagtttaaatttttgttgaaaaatgtctACATTTAGGACCATGAAACTgtattttctttggaaaaagttacatatacaaaaatcaaaattagaatCATGTGTACTTAGTTATAAAACTTAAGAAAAATGTGTAACATGACTAAAACTTATTTGAATAAGTAATTAGATACAATCTTGAATTAGATAGAATTATAGGTGACAAAGTTGTTTATTCAAGTATTTAATATAGTTGATTCACGCACTTCATTTAACTACATAAtatcttttgttaaaaaataaatgaatgaataaagTGTAACGGGatgcataaaagaaaaagacgAAATGTATAATCAGCTGGCCATTTGTACAATGTCTTGTAAAGGGAAATGTATAATTTACATCATCAAACGTGGAGGTTAAATGCAATTTAGTCTTAGAACTTAAAAGCTTAATTTAAGCTTCATAATTTCTATTGAAACTTCCAAACGTAATTTTGGCACAGTAACTTCTATTAGAGTTTGATGAAAAGTGAaacagaagaaagaaaacacgGATACTGAAAagtatgaattaaaataattgagtttCTCAAAGTATGTTAATTaggatttaattttcaattatgcatatgaaaaaaacgtttttgaaataaataaatgaaaaaaatagttttgttaGGAGAGGTAAATCTTATTTTGATATCTTTGTGTGTTGAAGAGATTAATGTTTGGTTAGAAATTCAAGAGAatctaaaatctgatttttaaaaatgttattatgtGCTATTCTagtttcaataaaattttatttatatataagttaatttccaaaagtttttaattattagcaagtttatccttttaatttgtcaacttataaatattctttttccTCTAATGAGTAATTACTAATTTGTAGTatagacaaaaataataattaaatcaacgtattactaatttttttggaaactatatttttttataaattattattttataatatatcaaaatatatatttgtttaccttttaaaaatattatgaatgcTGATCTATATAAAGAGTCAAACTATAAACTTATTGAGGATAAATTTATGGTTTATTtagataatttattataaaatagactTTTAACTAAGTTATTTTAAAGGTAATAAACTTATATCATATTAATGTATGAGAAAAAGggatattaattgataatataagatttttacACATTTATTCAATCACACTCTATCATGTATGtaagtttgttaacttttaaaataattattgatctTAATGTAATTCAAACATTGATTTATGATTAGATGACAgtggaaaattattttacattgtcaATGCATAAGCATTATGTATTAAACTTGACTCTCTTATAAAACTTAGTTTGCTTATTTCCACCTGTCTTATGTTTTGagtaacaataatttttttttctttataaattatagtttgGTTCACATAGAGGTTTTTTTTCAATGGGCAACGAGCTTATTGTCTCATGTAAAAAGAAGTAAGACTTATATAAAAACTCTAAAATGAAATAGACATTTAAGTTTAAGTAGGTTACCAGTCGAAGCCCGACTTTCAAATAGGTCAAATGAAGCCTAAAAAGCCTATGACAGGTAATAAGTCAGACTTTGACCTTGAGTTTTTAAACATGTCAAACAAAGTCTTGTTCGACCTAACATattctcactcttatccaatgATAGTGTGCTTAAAATAATATGTTGTAatagtttccttttaaaaaatatatatttcttaaactttgtgaaacataaatctaaaattACACATATACTCATATACAAAGTCACTTTGTACATTTGTAAGGAGTTATAAACACcttgtttatatttatatgaattaattataattaaatgtcgGATTTGCATATAGATAATTAAATCTCTCCTATCttatttgtagaagcaagcttcatgatgaatcaagattgatttaaagagttttgatgataacaaagatgatgacaaaaagctcaaaagtcaagaacacttcatgataacaaagatgatgatctcaagaatcaaagaatgagttcaagattgaatcaagtacacttcaaggatcaagaggaaagttgaattcaagaatcaagtttcaagattcaagttccaagaatcaagatcaagattcaagactcaagattcaagaatcaagagaagacttaatcaagataagtattaaaaagtttttcaaaaactgagtagcacatgaatttttctcaaaatcttttaccaaagagtttttactctctggtaatcgattaccagattattgtaattgattaccaatagcaaaatgattttcaaaaaactttcaaactgaatttacaacgttccaattaatttcaaaatgctataatcgattacaagtatttggtaatcgattaccagtgtgtttgaacattgaaattcaaatttaattgtgaagagtcacatcctttcacaaaaaagctttgtgtaatcaattacactgatttggtaatcgattactagtgatagtttctgaacaaaatcaaaagatgtaactcttccaatagtttttaagtttttctaaaagttataacttttccaaatggtttttaagtttttgctaaaggttataactcttctaatggtctcTTGACTaaacttgaagagtctataaaagcaaggctttgatttgtattgtattcattcattctttagacaacaaacttttgccaattgatttATGGATCTCTTTgaactccttcttcttcttcctttgccaaaagctttctaaagttttctggttttccaaaccttgaaaacaaaacttgtgctattcatctttttcattcccttctccctttgccaaaaagaattcgccaaggactaaccgcctgaattctttttgtgtctctcttcttccttttccaaaagaacaaaggactaaccgcctgaattcttttgtatctccCTTTTCCCTACACAGTCtgggaattcttttgattcttccttttcccatatacaaaagatttcaaaggactaaccgtctgagaattcttttgtatccccattcacaaagtttcaaaggtttaaccgcctgagaactttgtcttaacacattggagggtacatcctttgtggtacaagtagatggtacatttacttgggttgttgactgagaacaagagagggtacatccactaggttgttcaaagagaacaagggagggtacatcccttgtagatctttgcttgtaaaaggatttttacaaggttgaacagaaatctcaaggaccgcaggtcacttggggactggatgtaggcacgagttgttgccgaaccagtataaaaactcttgtgtgtttgtctccttcttccctactcttttaatttccgttgtgcacttttattcctgcttttacttttggttaagtttcttttgtatccttcatttacttaacaacatagtaaaagccttagaagagtaaatttttaagtagtaaaggtttaggaataattaattcaaccccgcttcttaattattctgagaccacttgatccaacattattttagttataaaagaaataatagataCAATTTTTACTCAAACCTGTCAAATTACAACACAACTGATGCACCTATAGTTgcacaagacaatttttcaaatgTACAAAAATACTATACTTCTTGTTTACCAAAATTTACCATGAACACAACCTCTCTTAACTTGATGGTTATGTCCTTAGGGTACAATCTAGTTGGTTTCCTACCATATGGTTTCCAATGTTTATACTATAAATACATGAATGTGTGTGCAAAATGCATAACTCATTAAAATTTGTATGAAAAGTTTTGGCAACAttgcaacaaattaatttagCTTTAAACATGGTAACTTTAATTCTTCAAGGTGAATCTAGGGTTGATAGAGTAACTAACCCTTACACCTTGATACCCATTACTCTAGACTATGATGATGACAATGAGCAATCATATGATTTTGATGAGTTTTGTGGAACTCCTTGGAGAATTGCTAGAGCCATGTAGTTTTGAGATCTAGACCTCAAGCTTAATTATGCCTCAGCTAACCCCTAAGGAATTTTAGTTATGCTTACAatgttgagattttatttttcttttattttctaccaAGTGCATAAGAAttgatttgtataaattattttttgaagcgAATAGACATGAGACTTTTGTTGGGTTTTCTCATTGAAGCGTGAAAATTGTCTCTGTTAGGGTTCTTCCTTGAACCATTTGATCTTACCAAAAATTTCTCAATTCTTGTGGTGATCCTCAAGGCTTATCAAACATCATTGTTTGTGGCACCTATCTTGTTCTtcctttcatattttttgttttcttgtttaatttctgTAATGCTAATTCTGTAATTCTGTCTGAATTTCTTAATTGCatatctcttattttaattaaccttTTTTCAGTGTTTTTTGTGCCTAAATTGTGTTTCATAATGTTCTCTCTCACCTTGTTTTGGAATCGTTCCAATCCGAGTTATGTAGGTtgagaaacaaataaaagttaataatacaTTTTTGGCTCAATTGGTGTGCGAATTCCATCCTAGAATTGATCTAAATTGAAGCAAGGCAAGAGAGATTCACATCATTTGGTATTCAGAGCAAGGTTCTAGGGTTGGAAATAAGGTTGAGTTCATCCGTCATGTTCTACATTTTTGGGTAACCCTAAACCCCTAAAATCTGTTTCTCAATTTGAATTATGCAATTTTGTTACAGCCTTGTGTTTGGTCATAATTTATTCTTTCAATTTCCCAGTGTGTCTTTTTCTTCAGTTCTTGTTTAGTTGATACATTTCTGCATTTGTGTTCTTAGAGTTCATCCTATGTTCATCATTGTTCATAAACTTTAATCCTTTCAATCCATGTGATTTGGGCTATAAGTTATTGTTGAgtgttaaatattttcttgttttgttgggtATTTCAGTTCAGTTTCATTCTCAGTTGCTACAACTTCAAAGCTTCattccaaaaatatatattttgttaatagaagcattttgagtaaaaaaaagtttctgcagcaaaagaagtttaaaaataaaagtacatcAGCCGTGTTCATTAAATTTAGTGCACCCcacttatttgattaaattcctAAGTGTCAAGTGTCTTCTCTAATCATTGTTTTtccataaaattaatgtttgtcttGCTTATTAGTTGGTAGTGAAATTGTTCTTTACCACTTCTTTGCATTTGTTGGTGTTAGAATTTTGTTTATGCTCTGTGATTGCTACCTTTAAAATTGCTTCTTGATTATAGATTGTTGGTTCAAGTAAGAACTTTATGTGGAGGGAAAGAgtggtaaaaggaaaaaattgaaatattaaagaaaaagtcATAAAATAGAGCATTATACACGAGTGGTACATCTTTGAGTATAAACATGTGAGAGGAGTGGTGAGGTCCTATTACTTTTGGTCCTTTACTTGAAATATGACAGGTATAGGTGGTGATGGCACCTCTCCTCTAGGGGGAGACAATAGATTGCTTATTGGTACTGTTAAAGCTCAAATGCAAAGAATGTCGACAGAACATACCGAGGAGTTGTATGGGAGAATTAAACAACTAGAAAAATCAAGGAAATGGTGAGAGTTGCACGATCATTGATGGTGGGAGTTGCACTAATGTGGCTAGTGCAAGATTGGTTTCAAAAATGAATTTGGAGACTAAGCCACACCCGCAATagtacaaacttcaatggcttagtgaaAATGGTGAGATGACTATGAATAGGCAAGTTGAAGTGGGATTTTCCAAAGGGAAATACGGAGATTTTGTTTTGTAAGATGTGGTGCCTATGGAGGCTTATCATTTGCTTCTTAGGAGGCCTTGGTAGTATGATAGGAGATTCATGCATGATGGTTTCACCAATAAGTTCACTTTGGTGCATAAAGATCACAAAAATACTCTTGCACCatgttaactcattggcaactgtaccaaattgtcacaagtagtaaagtaaaaTGGAAGTCTAAGTGTCGAGTCCACagagactttgtttgtacttagattggtgcaaacccaattttcaagcaatagaaggagtagaagagaaggAATTGTAAGtgaaagaagaaataaagaactagaaaataaaagacaagtaaaataacaagattaaatgCAAATGATAACTTTAGCATTTAAATATGTTGAGGCCTAGCATGCATAACCACCCTTGATGCAATATTAATatgtttctctatttaatgttattccaATTTCCATCCACATCTACTAAGATATTCAACCCTGATCCCTCATGATGAAgagtctaatttatctattctcCCTCCTAAATCCCTttgcaaagataaaatagtaaattacatGAAGTTTAGATATGTATGCATAGACAAAACAAGATCACTCTATCCCTAGTAATGAGTTGTTTAGATGCCATTTCCCAGTTCTTTAGAAATTAAACACTTCACAATGTCTAATCCCTAAACAGATGCATGGATGATCAGGtcatataataacaataaagcacaggaaagaaacaataaaaattgacaTTGCATTAAATACATAGTAAGGAAAGATTACATTATAAGGACCTTTGGCTGCTAGGCTCCCAACAATGggagtttagcctctcattttCATGAGAGGCTTTACAATTTAGGGGCTAATGTggatggaagaagaagagggaTGGATAAAGGAAGAGGGGAAAATGGCTAGAGAGAGAGGGTTCCCATATGAGAGATGTTCAGGCTTTGGGTCTATTCAATAGAGAGCTTTGAGTCTCGGTgtgtctttctcctttgcttcctactccttttataggcccAATGTAGCTTAAAATTCACGCGACCTTGTGCTAAGCACGCCCCTCTGGGCTTACCAGGGCAATCACGTGCTGAGCACGACACTGTCCGGGCTTAGCGAGGCGTTCACGCACTGAGTGTGGGattttgcgctaagcgcgcctttgGATAGTGGGCATTCTTCATGCTAAGCTTGAGCTTGACTTCTGAGCGAGAAGGTGTACTGAGCCTGGCTTGTGCACTAAGCGAGCTatcctttttcaaatttttcttcaagtttttgcatcaattttcctccAAAGCACTTGTAATTTACTTCTTTTGAATCCTGTTGgtaaaaaattacatgatattaaatttctcattatttcattaaatacaACAGTAAAGTAAAGGAATTCTAATCATTCTTAGTCAAAGTTGACTATCAATTAAAcctaaattttgtaattgtcACACCATTAACTCTAAGAGAAGTTAGTGagaatcaattaaaaatgagaaagaaaaaaaagagaaaagagaaaagaaaaaaagaggaaaagaaaaaggaaaaaaaggtggaaaaaagagagagagaaaataatcaaatctgtttataaaagaaaaagatgtaaAAAGAGTTATGCAACTAAGAAAGCCAATACGCTTACTTTTGAGTAAATAGTGTAATTCAAAGGGCGCATGTCCTACTAACTCTCTTCCAAAGGAGGTTTCTTCTTTGTTTCAGGATTTTGAAGACGTCTTTTCTAAAGAAGTGCCTCAAGGTCTACCATCTCTTAAGGGTATTAAGCATCCAATTGATCTTATTCCAGGAGCTTCATTACCAAATAGGCCAGCCTATCAGAGCAATCCCCAAGAAACCAAGGAGATTCAAAAGCAAGTTGAAGACTTGATGCAAAAGGGGTGGGTTAAAGAAAGCTTGAGTCCACGTGCATTTCTAGTCATTctagtccctaagaaagatgaaACTTGGAGGATGTGCACAGATTGTAGAGCCTTCAATAACATCACGGTAAAGTATATACATTTCCTTCCTTGGTTAGATGACttgtttgatgaattgcatggtgcTTGTGTCTTCTCTACAATTGACTTGAAAAGTGGATATCATCAAATTAGAATTAGAGAAGGAGATGAGTGGAAAACAACCTTTAAAACTAAATATGAGttgtatgaatggttggttatACCCTTCGGGTTAACCAATGCTCCTAATACCTTCATGAGATTAATGAATCATGTGTTAAGGAAAGTTTGTTGTGGtctattttgatgatattcttatttATAGCAAATCTTATGATGACCATGCTATGCATTTAAGGGGTGTTTTGGAAGCACTTAGGTGTGAGAAATTGTATGTTAATGTGGAAAAATGTGTGTTTTGTATGGACCATGTCATTTTTCTTGGATTTATTGTTATCTCACAAGGAGTT is a window from the Glycine max cultivar Williams 82 chromosome 2, Glycine_max_v4.0, whole genome shotgun sequence genome containing:
- the LOC100812853 gene encoding uncharacterized protein encodes the protein MIDGGSTSVAVVYSDGSREINVGTVAVDPTLNFKSLLTLLSQRIGISPHQFSVYLAAVGTDRKIPVTAKLNLATVRRDGAAHYFFVKRSKRNKKANGNGKDAAKKNHHHPRPENVMLLRRAAASAVRDPPLVPPILNPAQYERRLMTLQIERQSYLMNMKVGVNGGAAEREFSNTSTAAVTAACDGCSKAKITGINGGFHLCVHDAVTVGFRSPAGPITRPAKTAGEAGP